From a region of the Emcibacteraceae bacterium genome:
- a CDS encoding aspartate aminotransferase family protein — protein MSKSSELYERGLKVMPGGCSRNTILRKPHPLYVEKGEGCYVTDVEGVTRVDFANNMCSLIHGHAHPAVVAAVSEQLAKGTAFTIGTEVEIDYAEHIVSRSKSFEKMRFVNSGTEAVMSCIKAARAFTGKSKIAKAEGAYHGLYDYAEVSQTSKPENWGDVDKPSSVPVAYGTPKATLDDVIIIPFNEPERAIKILEENADDIACVLLDVMPHRIGLIPASDEFARAIYNWTRKNKSLLVFDEVITFRSNYGGAQEWYEGIMPDLTAMGKMIGGGFPVGALAGRADVMDVMDPLASKVLFPHSGTFSANPITMTAGLVSMKLFDREAVLKLNNLADYARDSLNEAIKIADVPVCVTGEGSMFRIHMKEKAPVSYRDGYVTPAQAALTKTLLDHLFDDGIMMINTCTGVLSTVMKEKEIDRLAEAVLSGLKKMKNQF, from the coding sequence ATGTCAAAAAGCTCTGAACTCTATGAACGCGGCCTTAAGGTCATGCCAGGCGGCTGCAGCAGAAATACAATATTAAGAAAGCCCCACCCATTATATGTTGAAAAAGGGGAAGGCTGTTATGTCACCGATGTCGAGGGGGTAACCCGTGTTGATTTTGCCAATAATATGTGCTCGCTTATCCATGGGCACGCTCATCCGGCCGTGGTTGCTGCGGTCAGTGAGCAGCTTGCCAAAGGAACCGCTTTTACCATTGGCACTGAAGTTGAGATTGACTATGCCGAACATATCGTCAGCAGAAGTAAATCATTTGAAAAAATGCGTTTCGTCAATTCCGGTACCGAAGCGGTTATGAGCTGCATCAAAGCCGCTCGCGCCTTTACCGGAAAATCAAAAATTGCCAAGGCGGAAGGCGCTTACCACGGACTCTATGATTATGCGGAGGTCAGCCAGACTTCAAAACCTGAAAACTGGGGTGATGTGGATAAACCAAGCAGTGTACCTGTCGCTTACGGTACCCCGAAAGCGACACTTGACGATGTCATTATCATTCCTTTTAACGAACCTGAGCGCGCCATAAAAATATTAGAAGAAAATGCTGACGATATTGCCTGTGTGCTGTTGGATGTCATGCCGCATCGCATAGGTCTTATTCCAGCAAGTGACGAATTTGCCAGAGCCATTTATAACTGGACCCGCAAAAATAAAAGTCTGCTTGTATTTGATGAAGTGATCACTTTCCGTTCCAACTATGGTGGGGCACAGGAATGGTATGAGGGAATAATGCCTGACCTTACTGCCATGGGCAAAATGATCGGCGGTGGTTTTCCTGTTGGTGCGCTTGCCGGTCGTGCCGATGTTATGGATGTTATGGATCCTCTCGCGAGTAAGGTATTGTTTCCGCATTCAGGGACTTTCTCGGCAAATCCAATCACCATGACTGCAGGGCTTGTTTCCATGAAACTTTTTGACCGGGAAGCGGTTCTGAAGCTGAATAATCTCGCTGATTATGCGCGGGATAGCCTCAATGAAGCGATCAAAATTGCCGATGTTCCTGTTTGTGTAACCGGAGAAGGTTCAATGTTCCGTATCCATATGAAGGAAAAAGCACCGGTCAGTTATCGGGACGGGTATGTCACACCCGCACAAGCGGCGCTGACAAAAACACTGCTTGACCATTTATTTGATGACGGCATCATGATGATTAATACCTGTACCGGGGTCTTATCGACCGTAATGAAGGAAAAAGAAATTGACCGTCTTGCTGAAGCGGTGCTTAGTGGTCTTAAGAAAATGAAAAATCAGTTTTAG
- the pcaF gene encoding 3-oxoadipyl-CoA thiolase: MMKNVFICDVIRTPVGRYGGGLASVRADDLAAAPISALMDRNKNVDWDAIDDVVYGCANQAGEDNRNVGRMATLLAGLSEKVAATTVNRLCGSGLNAIGIAANSIAVGEGELMIAGGVESMSRAPFVIGKGESPYDRGQQMYDTTMGWRFINKKLEKQYGSDAMPRTAENLAEELNISREDQDQFAYWSQSKAAAAIEAGYTAKEIAAVSVPQRRGDPIIIENDEHPRQTNLEKMAALRPIFEGGTITAGNASGINDGAGAILIASENSAAKHGLSPRARILGMAVAGVPPRTMGIGPVPASQKLLARLGLSLDEMDILELNEAFAAQVLACTRTLGIADNDPRINPQGGAIAFGHPLGMSGVRLVTTAVNQLERTGGRYALCTMCIGVGQGISLVIERV, translated from the coding sequence ATGATGAAGAATGTTTTTATTTGTGACGTGATCAGAACTCCGGTCGGTCGTTATGGTGGGGGTCTTGCTTCTGTTCGGGCAGACGACCTTGCCGCCGCACCGATTTCAGCACTGATGGACAGAAATAAAAACGTTGATTGGGATGCCATAGATGATGTGGTTTATGGCTGCGCCAATCAGGCTGGCGAAGATAATCGCAATGTCGGGCGGATGGCAACTCTTCTGGCCGGACTATCAGAAAAGGTCGCGGCAACGACTGTTAACCGCCTTTGTGGGTCCGGGCTTAATGCCATTGGAATTGCCGCAAATTCCATCGCTGTTGGCGAAGGTGAGCTAATGATTGCCGGTGGTGTAGAAAGCATGTCACGGGCACCTTTTGTCATCGGCAAGGGGGAAAGCCCTTATGATAGGGGCCAGCAGATGTATGATACAACAATGGGCTGGCGCTTTATCAATAAAAAACTTGAAAAACAATATGGCAGCGATGCAATGCCGCGCACGGCCGAGAATCTGGCCGAAGAACTGAATATCAGCCGTGAGGATCAGGATCAATTCGCCTATTGGAGCCAGAGTAAAGCAGCCGCAGCAATAGAAGCAGGATATACGGCAAAGGAAATTGCGGCCGTGTCAGTTCCGCAAAGACGCGGAGATCCGATCATTATTGAAAATGATGAACATCCACGTCAGACAAATCTTGAAAAAATGGCCGCGCTCAGGCCAATTTTTGAAGGTGGTACGATTACAGCTGGTAATGCGTCAGGAATTAATGATGGTGCTGGTGCAATACTAATCGCTTCTGAAAATTCAGCGGCAAAACATGGCCTTAGTCCCCGTGCCAGAATTTTGGGAATGGCGGTTGCCGGTGTTCCGCCAAGAACCATGGGAATTGGCCCTGTTCCGGCAAGCCAAAAACTTTTGGCCCGACTGGGTCTCTCCCTTGATGAAATGGATATCCTGGAGCTTAATGAAGCCTTTGCCGCGCAAGTGCTTGCCTGCACCAGAACATTGGGAATTGCTGATAATGATCCGCGAATTAATCCGCAAGGTGGCGCCATAGCCTTTGGTCATCCTCTGGGAATGAGCGGCGTACGTCTGGTAACGACAGCCGTAAATCAGCTTGAGCGTACAGGCGGCAGATACGCACTCTGCACCATGTGTATCGGTGTCGGTCAGGGAATATCCCTGGTGATAGAGCGGGTATAA
- a CDS encoding pilus assembly protein, translating into MRFATFLKLKNDNKGSTVVEFAFTAPVLLLLLFGMFEFSRVLFTQGILSYSAEQGTRFAMVNFDHDNLDPDYIDAIKSDIEDVSRKSFILVDDANISNFDVNVITNADNTSTVNITIDYSYNMSLPLIPHFDFTLTGSSKSFLVQ; encoded by the coding sequence ATGAGATTTGCAACATTTTTAAAGTTAAAAAATGATAATAAAGGCTCTACGGTCGTTGAATTCGCTTTTACTGCGCCTGTATTATTGCTTTTATTATTTGGTATGTTTGAATTCAGTCGCGTTCTTTTCACTCAAGGGATTCTGAGTTATTCAGCTGAGCAGGGAACAAGATTTGCCATGGTCAATTTTGATCATGATAATCTGGACCCTGACTATATAGATGCTATTAAAAGTGATATTGAAGACGTTTCTAGAAAAAGCTTCATTCTGGTAGATGATGCAAATATTTCAAATTTTGATGTTAATGTGATCACCAATGCGGATAATACCAGCACAGTCAATATTACGATTGATTACTCATATAATATGTCATTGCCGCTGATACCACATTTTGACTTTACACTTACCGGATCATCAAAATCATTTCTGGTTCAGTAA
- a CDS encoding TadE/TadG family type IV pilus assembly protein, producing the protein MIKKIKTMFLSDERGASLVEMALIMPILLLIMVGSLDLGSAFVRKMELSNAAKAGIQYAMVRKPVEGDVTAISNAVTESIGDSGNASTDIDVELYCMCDGAKQVCTNVCADENVSAFVNVTVTENYTTPYFNYNWLFSEFPLKESQTIQLN; encoded by the coding sequence ATGATAAAAAAAATTAAAACAATGTTTCTATCTGATGAGCGGGGTGCCTCTTTGGTTGAGATGGCTTTAATTATGCCAATATTATTACTGATAATGGTTGGATCACTTGATCTTGGGTCAGCGTTTGTCCGAAAAATGGAACTGTCGAATGCTGCCAAAGCGGGCATTCAATATGCCATGGTGAGAAAACCGGTTGAAGGTGATGTGACAGCAATAAGCAACGCCGTTACGGAATCAATTGGCGATAGCGGAAACGCATCAACAGATATTGATGTTGAACTATACTGCATGTGCGATGGTGCCAAACAGGTTTGCACCAATGTTTGCGCAGACGAGAATGTATCCGCCTTTGTAAATGTTACGGTTACCGAAAATTATACGACACCATATTTTAACTATAACTGGTTATTTTCTGAATTTCCTCTCAAGGAGAGTCAGACAATACAGTTAAATTGA
- a CDS encoding pilus assembly protein TadG-related protein yields the protein MRNVSQHLKNLKNSENGGTLVFVALMMPVIAGFAGLAFDATGWYMEKRMLQNVTDSSALAAAYSISKGNEAAEVELAAHTDAQTNSFTVGGSNTMLVESPPSSGDYAGQANFVMITSTTPASGTFTRILGRADGTIKTIATAGILAVGEHCILALDHKIDKALEFSGTSDVDINCGVASNSSSSESIYLNGKASLTANPSAQAYGDIYTGGSATLNVPNPIQPFSQRSPDPYENIEVPSDPASCTDTNLKIIHDTDPAPTPGRYCGGIDFGSQANVHLDPGVYIMDGGELKINAGATITGDGVTIILTGDTPENVATMKVNGGADVTLSAPTSGDYKGVTIYQDRNADPTGNNDILGGASMIINGAVYFPSQEITYSGGSKAISTCLQIIGKKVTFNGNAELYNDQSTCDLYGVTKISRTLVTLVE from the coding sequence TTGAGGAATGTTTCGCAACATCTAAAGAATCTAAAAAATTCGGAAAATGGGGGTACACTTGTATTTGTTGCGTTAATGATGCCGGTTATCGCCGGTTTTGCCGGGCTCGCGTTTGATGCAACCGGGTGGTATATGGAAAAACGCATGCTGCAGAATGTTACCGATTCTTCAGCACTTGCCGCTGCCTATTCAATATCAAAGGGAAATGAAGCCGCTGAGGTTGAATTGGCCGCACATACTGACGCACAGACAAACAGCTTTACAGTTGGTGGAAGCAATACAATGCTCGTTGAAAGCCCCCCATCATCCGGCGATTATGCCGGACAGGCGAATTTTGTCATGATCACATCGACCACACCGGCATCAGGTACATTTACCCGAATTTTGGGAAGAGCCGACGGGACCATTAAAACTATCGCTACCGCCGGCATACTTGCAGTGGGAGAACACTGTATTCTGGCCTTGGACCATAAAATTGACAAAGCTTTGGAATTTTCCGGTACGTCGGACGTTGATATTAACTGCGGTGTAGCCTCCAATTCAAGCAGTTCAGAATCCATTTACCTGAATGGAAAAGCGTCACTAACCGCCAACCCGTCAGCTCAAGCATACGGCGATATTTACACCGGCGGCAGTGCAACGCTTAATGTGCCAAACCCTATTCAGCCATTTTCACAAAGATCCCCTGATCCTTATGAAAATATTGAAGTGCCGAGCGATCCAGCCTCATGTACCGATACAAATCTGAAGATTATTCATGATACCGATCCGGCACCAACGCCTGGTCGCTACTGTGGAGGTATAGATTTCGGCTCGCAAGCCAATGTACATCTTGATCCAGGTGTTTATATCATGGATGGAGGTGAACTTAAAATTAATGCTGGGGCCACCATAACAGGCGATGGGGTAACCATAATACTGACTGGTGATACACCTGAGAATGTTGCTACTATGAAAGTGAATGGTGGAGCTGATGTGACCCTATCAGCACCTACAAGCGGTGATTATAAAGGCGTAACCATTTATCAGGACAGAAATGCTGATCCAACTGGCAATAATGATATTCTCGGAGGCGCTAGTATGATCATAAATGGAGCTGTGTATTTTCCTTCTCAGGAAATTACCTATTCTGGCGGATCAAAAGCCATTTCAACCTGTCTGCAGATTATTGGTAAAAAAGTTACATTTAACGGGAATGCCGAGCTTTATAACGATCAGTCAACATGTGACTTATACGGCGTCACAAAAATTTCCCGAACTCTGGTAACATTAGTGGAATAA
- a CDS encoding YdcH family protein: protein MSNTPHELREDFPEFADKIHELKGNNAHFARLEAEYHQINRKIHRIEIGEEHVSQFTEEDLRKKRMLLKDEIYSLLKQN from the coding sequence ATGAGTAATACACCACATGAATTAAGGGAAGATTTTCCCGAATTTGCCGATAAAATCCACGAGTTAAAGGGGAATAATGCCCATTTTGCCAGACTGGAAGCTGAATATCACCAAATCAACCGGAAAATACACCGCATTGAAATTGGTGAGGAGCATGTTTCACAATTTACCGAAGAAGATCTTCGTAAAAAAAGAATGTTACTCAAGGACGAGATTTACAGTCTTCTAAAACAAAACTGA
- a CDS encoding YdhR family protein produces the protein MYVAVIKFQTNLTEQEVLNVANERADDFRALPGLIQKYYFKKNETGEYGGVYIWQSLDAMKAYRESDLASSIPAAYKVIGQPTIDTLEVLFPLRT, from the coding sequence ATGTATGTCGCTGTTATTAAATTTCAGACAAATCTGACAGAACAAGAAGTGCTTAATGTCGCGAACGAGCGTGCCGATGACTTTCGGGCGCTACCGGGGCTCATTCAGAAATATTATTTTAAAAAGAATGAAACCGGTGAATATGGCGGCGTTTATATATGGCAAAGTCTGGATGCAATGAAAGCTTACAGAGAGTCCGATCTGGCAAGTTCTATTCCGGCAGCCTATAAAGTTATTGGTCAGCCGACAATTGATACACTCGAGGTTTTATTTCCGCTCAGAACATAA
- a CDS encoding ABC transporter substrate-binding protein, whose amino-acid sequence MKHSFKLALIVLGISTNALADEATVDKWIEEFQPSALSKEQQKQEINWFIKAAEPYKGMEIKVVSETIATHEYESKTLAQAFTELTGIKVTHDLIGEGDVVEKLQTQMQSGENIYDAYINDSDLIGTHWRYQQARNLTDFMAGIGKDVTNPGLDLTDFIGTSFTTGPDGKLYQLPDQQFANLYWFRYDWFTDPKNMADFKAKYGYDLGVPVNWSAYEDIAEFFTGREIDGKKVFGHMDYGKKDPSLGWRFTDAWMSMAGMGDKGEPNGLPVDEWGIRVNENSQPVGSCMARGGATNSPAAVYALQKYIDWLKKYAPPAAAGMVFSEAGPVPAQGDIAQQIFWYTTFTPDMVKENIPVVNADGTPKWRMAPSPHGAYWSEGTKIGYQDAGSWTLMKSTPDNRAKAAWLYAQFVTSKTVDVKKSHVGLTFIRESTVQHQSFTERAPKLGGLVEFYRSPARVRWSPTGTNIPDYPKLAQLWWQNIGDAASGDKTAQEALDALCMAQERLLSRLERAGVQGQYGPKLNDEKGADYWLAQPGAPKAKIANEKPKPVTIGYDELIKSWQ is encoded by the coding sequence ATGAAACACAGCTTTAAACTGGCACTAATAGTATTGGGGATCAGTACAAATGCCCTTGCTGATGAAGCAACTGTTGATAAATGGATTGAGGAATTCCAGCCATCCGCCTTATCAAAAGAACAGCAAAAGCAGGAAATCAACTGGTTTATTAAAGCGGCTGAGCCTTATAAAGGCATGGAAATTAAAGTTGTTTCTGAAACTATCGCCACCCATGAATATGAAAGCAAAACCCTCGCCCAGGCGTTTACGGAACTAACCGGAATAAAAGTCACCCATGATCTGATTGGCGAAGGGGATGTGGTTGAAAAACTTCAAACCCAGATGCAGTCAGGCGAAAATATTTATGATGCTTATATTAACGACAGCGACCTGATCGGCACCCACTGGCGTTATCAGCAGGCCAGAAACCTTACCGACTTCATGGCCGGCATTGGCAAGGATGTAACCAATCCCGGTCTTGATCTCACCGATTTTATCGGAACGTCTTTTACCACCGGTCCGGACGGCAAACTTTATCAGCTTCCTGACCAGCAGTTTGCCAATCTTTACTGGTTTCGATATGACTGGTTCACCGATCCCAAGAACATGGCCGATTTCAAGGCAAAATACGGATATGACCTTGGTGTTCCGGTCAACTGGTCAGCTTATGAGGATATAGCGGAATTTTTCACCGGCCGCGAAATTGACGGTAAAAAAGTGTTCGGTCATATGGATTACGGCAAAAAAGACCCGTCCCTTGGCTGGCGCTTTACCGATGCCTGGATGTCCATGGCTGGTATGGGCGATAAGGGGGAGCCAAACGGACTTCCGGTTGATGAATGGGGCATTCGCGTTAATGAAAATTCTCAGCCCGTCGGCTCCTGCATGGCCCGTGGCGGTGCAACCAATAGTCCGGCGGCCGTTTATGCGCTGCAAAAATATATTGACTGGCTAAAAAAATATGCTCCACCGGCAGCGGCCGGCATGGTCTTTTCAGAAGCGGGTCCCGTCCCAGCTCAAGGCGACATCGCCCAGCAGATATTCTGGTACACCACATTTACCCCTGACATGGTCAAGGAAAATATTCCTGTGGTCAATGCCGATGGTACGCCAAAATGGCGTATGGCCCCATCCCCGCATGGTGCCTACTGGTCGGAAGGAACCAAAATCGGCTATCAGGATGCGGGCTCCTGGACATTGATGAAATCAACCCCGGATAACCGTGCAAAGGCCGCCTGGCTTTATGCCCAGTTTGTGACCTCAAAAACCGTTGATGTTAAAAAATCACATGTGGGACTGACATTCATTCGCGAAAGCACTGTGCAACACCAATCATTTACCGAACGCGCACCAAAGCTTGGCGGTCTGGTTGAATTTTACCGCTCCCCCGCCCGGGTGCGCTGGTCACCGACCGGGACAAATATTCCGGATTATCCAAAACTGGCTCAGCTTTGGTGGCAGAATATTGGTGATGCGGCAAGTGGCGACAAGACGGCTCAGGAAGCGCTTGACGCCTTATGTATGGCGCAGGAAAGACTGTTAAGCCGGTTAGAACGTGCGGGCGTTCAGGGTCAATATGGTCCAAAATTAAATGATGAAAAAGGAGCCGATTACTGGCTGGCCCAACCCGGTGCCCCAAAAGCAAAAATCGCCAATGAAAAGCCAAAACCGGTGACGATCGGCTATGATGAACTGATTAAATCCTGGCAGTAA
- a CDS encoding DUF2160 domain-containing protein — translation MDLSWMAWTVPTAIFFISIACALLVMIIWAIKAPQAPRRGILGLDTTPGDRLFISLLGSAFICLGWLAAFGAPIWGGLVVCVVFGGIVFKWG, via the coding sequence ATGGATTTATCATGGATGGCCTGGACAGTCCCAACAGCAATATTTTTTATTTCTATTGCATGCGCCCTTCTGGTTATGATCATATGGGCCATAAAGGCACCGCAAGCCCCAAGACGGGGAATATTAGGCTTGGATACAACACCGGGAGACCGGTTATTTATCAGCCTGCTTGGGTCCGCCTTTATATGTCTTGGCTGGTTGGCGGCATTTGGCGCACCCATCTGGGGAGGGCTTGTGGTCTGTGTCGTCTTTGGCGGAATTGTATTTAAATGGGGTTAA
- a CDS encoding carbohydrate ABC transporter permease: protein MKINKSVLVMALYIFFLMLPIYWLINMSLKTNQEILAGFSLWPENLTFDNYLVIFTDASWYGGYINSITYVLMNTVISISVALPAAYAFSRYKFMGDKHLFFWLLTNRMAPPAVFALPFFQLYSSIGLFDTHIAVALAHTLFNVPLAVWILEGFMRGVPKEIDETAYIDGYGFFTFFRKIFMPLIASGIGVAAFFCFMFSWVELLLSRTLTSVDAKSIAATMTRTVSASGLDWGVLAAAGVLTIIPGALVIYFVRNHIARGFALGRV, encoded by the coding sequence ATGAAAATAAATAAATCAGTCCTGGTCATGGCCCTTTATATTTTCTTTCTTATGCTGCCTATTTACTGGCTGATTAATATGAGCCTTAAAACCAATCAGGAGATTTTAGCAGGCTTTTCGCTTTGGCCCGAAAATCTTACCTTTGATAATTATCTGGTGATCTTTACCGATGCCAGCTGGTATGGGGGTTATATCAATTCAATTACCTATGTTCTTATGAACACGGTGATTTCCATATCGGTCGCCCTGCCCGCGGCCTATGCGTTCAGCCGCTATAAATTTATGGGGGACAAGCATTTATTCTTCTGGCTGCTGACCAACCGCATGGCGCCACCGGCTGTCTTCGCGCTGCCGTTCTTCCAGCTATATTCCAGTATCGGTCTGTTTGATACCCATATTGCCGTCGCCCTCGCCCATACCCTGTTTAATGTGCCGCTCGCGGTATGGATACTGGAAGGGTTCATGCGCGGGGTGCCAAAGGAAATTGATGAAACCGCCTATATTGACGGTTATGGGTTTTTCACATTTTTCAGAAAGATATTTATGCCGCTGATCGCCTCCGGCATTGGCGTTGCGGCGTTTTTCTGTTTCATGTTTTCCTGGGTGGAACTGCTGCTTAGCCGAACCCTGACATCGGTCGATGCCAAGTCAATCGCTGCCACCATGACCCGGACGGTTTCCGCATCCGGCCTTGACTGGGGCGTGCTTGCCGCCGCCGGGGTGCTGACCATAATTCCGGGAGCGCTTGTGATTTATTTTGTCAGAAACCACATTGCCAGGGGCTTTGCCCTGGGCAGGGTTTAG
- a CDS encoding sugar ABC transporter permease, with protein MRKTTNQKAWFMVLPMLLLVAFSAIIPLMTVVNYSVQDTFGNNEFFWVGLEWFEEILASERVHDALIRQIIFTSIILAIEVPLGIFVALNMPKKSGLWTSLCLVLIALPLLIPWNVVGTIWQIFGRIDIGLLGYMLDQLGIDYNYTQDATDAWFTIIIMDVWHWTSLVVLLCYAGLKSIPDAYYQAAKIDQASRWSIFRYIELPKMKGVLLIAILLRFMDSFMIYTEPFVVTGGGPGNATTFLSIDLVKMAIGQFDLGPAAAFSLIYFLVILLISWVFYTVMVHADKGEGA; from the coding sequence ATGAGGAAAACAACCAATCAAAAAGCATGGTTTATGGTGCTGCCGATGTTATTGCTAGTTGCATTTTCCGCCATTATTCCGCTGATGACCGTGGTAAATTATTCGGTGCAGGATACGTTCGGTAATAATGAATTTTTCTGGGTTGGATTAGAGTGGTTTGAAGAAATTCTTGCTTCGGAACGGGTGCATGACGCCCTGATCCGGCAGATTATCTTCACTTCAATAATTCTCGCTATTGAAGTGCCTCTTGGTATTTTTGTTGCCCTGAATATGCCGAAAAAAAGCGGTCTTTGGACATCACTCTGTCTGGTTCTGATTGCGCTGCCGCTGCTTATTCCCTGGAATGTGGTTGGGACCATCTGGCAGATTTTTGGCCGGATCGATATCGGTCTGCTCGGCTATATGCTTGACCAGCTTGGCATTGATTATAACTATACGCAGGATGCCACCGACGCATGGTTTACCATCATTATCATGGATGTCTGGCATTGGACGTCGTTGGTGGTGTTGCTATGCTATGCCGGGCTTAAATCAATCCCGGATGCCTATTATCAGGCAGCAAAAATTGACCAGGCCAGCCGCTGGAGCATCTTCAGATATATTGAGCTTCCAAAAATGAAAGGGGTTCTGCTGATTGCAATCCTACTTCGCTTTATGGACAGTTTTATGATTTACACCGAACCCTTTGTTGTTACCGGTGGCGGCCCGGGCAATGCGACCACTTTTCTGTCCATTGACCTTGTTAAAATGGCGATCGGTCAATTTGACCTTGGCCCGGCAGCGGCATTTTCACTGATTTATTTTCTGGTAATCCTGCTGATTTCCTGGGTGTTTTATACGGTTATGGTCCATGCCGATAAGGGAGAAGGCGCATGA
- a CDS encoding ABC transporter ATP-binding protein, translated as MAKITLSGLAHSYLKNPETENDYALKTLNHVWEDGAAYALLGPSGCGKTTLLNIISGLLKPSRGQILFDDQDVTEKKTAERNIAQVFQFPVVYDTMSVYDNLAFPLKNRKLSPEYIDARVMEIARIIEVEDILTKKAMGLSADIKQKISLGRGLVREDVNAILFDEPLTVIDPHMKWQLRTQLKALHKKLGHTMIYVTHDQTEALTFADKVVVMSMGEVVQIGTPQELFEKPEHTFVGYFIGSPGMNILKTEVNGNKAIIGNYEITLNNGYKNLSGKLELGIRPEYVSLSDNPDDLPITINRIEDVGHYKIVRASHQGQEINIISKEESRISENMRFARFDADHTNIYANDWLVSP; from the coding sequence ATGGCAAAAATCACCCTGTCCGGACTGGCACATAGTTATCTGAAAAATCCTGAAACGGAAAATGATTATGCCTTAAAAACCCTGAACCATGTTTGGGAGGACGGGGCTGCCTACGCCCTTTTGGGGCCATCCGGCTGCGGCAAAACGACACTTCTAAATATTATTTCCGGATTGTTGAAACCATCCCGCGGACAAATATTGTTTGATGATCAGGATGTTACCGAAAAGAAGACCGCCGAGCGTAATATTGCCCAGGTTTTCCAATTCCCTGTGGTTTATGATACTATGAGCGTCTATGACAACCTCGCCTTCCCCCTAAAAAACCGCAAGCTCAGCCCGGAATATATTGATGCCCGGGTTATGGAAATCGCCCGAATAATCGAAGTGGAAGATATCCTCACTAAAAAAGCAATGGGCTTAAGCGCCGATATTAAGCAGAAAATAAGCCTTGGTCGCGGCCTGGTGCGTGAAGATGTCAATGCCATTCTTTTCGATGAACCGCTGACTGTGATTGATCCCCATATGAAATGGCAGCTTAGAACCCAGCTTAAAGCGCTTCATAAAAAACTGGGCCATACCATGATATATGTCACACATGATCAGACGGAGGCCCTTACCTTCGCCGATAAGGTTGTTGTCATGTCCATGGGTGAAGTGGTGCAGATCGGTACCCCGCAGGAGCTATTTGAAAAACCGGAGCACACATTCGTCGGTTATTTTATCGGCTCGCCGGGAATGAATATTTTAAAAACCGAAGTAAACGGCAATAAAGCCATCATCGGAAATTACGAAATCACATTAAATAATGGCTATAAAAATCTTTCGGGCAAACTGGAACTGGGCATCCGACCGGAATATGTAAGCCTTAGCGATAATCCTGATGATCTGCCCATAACCATCAACAGGATTGAGGATGTCGGACATTATAAAATTGTCCGAGCCTCCCATCAGGGACAGGAAATTAACATTATCTCAAAAGAAGAAAGCCGCATTTCAGAAAATATGCGCTTTGCCCGTTTTGATGCGGACCATACCAATATATACGCAAATGACTGGCTGGTGAGCCCATGA